The following proteins come from a genomic window of Natrinema saccharevitans:
- a CDS encoding DNA-directed RNA polymerase subunit L yields the protein MELRVTESTDDELSIEIAGEDHTFMNVLKGALLEHDDVSAATYDVNPEQSGGQTEPILTIKTEGGADPLETLEEAAVTVREKATAFRDAFEAAA from the coding sequence ATGGAACTGCGGGTTACCGAGAGTACCGACGACGAACTCTCGATCGAGATCGCCGGCGAGGATCACACCTTCATGAACGTACTCAAGGGCGCCTTGCTCGAACACGACGACGTGAGCGCGGCGACCTACGACGTCAACCCCGAACAGTCGGGCGGCCAGACCGAGCCGATCCTGACGATCAAGACCGAGGGTGGAGCCGACCCCCTCGAGACACTCGAGGAGGCGGCGGTCACCGTCCGCGAGAAGGCGACGGCGTTCCGCGACGCGTTCGAGGCGGCCGCGTAA
- a CDS encoding sulfite oxidase-like oxidoreductase yields MDATDVTDLYQEFGDERLPPGQRETTEFPVLSKSGTPDWDPETWEFTVTGAVEEELTFSWAEFRELPSVTQQQDFHCVTGWSKFDCPFTGVSFPEIAERAGVDDDAVHVMFSGLDGYTTDLPLEDCMREEVLFAWAFDGEALPADHGGPLRVVTPHKYAYKGAKWVDGVEFLTESQRGYWERRGYSQTANPWKEQRYS; encoded by the coding sequence ATGGACGCGACCGACGTCACGGATCTCTATCAGGAGTTCGGCGACGAGCGGCTGCCGCCGGGACAGCGCGAGACCACCGAGTTTCCGGTCCTCTCGAAGAGCGGGACGCCCGACTGGGACCCGGAGACGTGGGAGTTCACCGTCACCGGCGCGGTCGAGGAGGAACTGACGTTCTCGTGGGCGGAGTTCCGGGAGCTGCCGTCGGTCACCCAACAGCAGGACTTCCACTGCGTGACCGGCTGGAGCAAGTTCGACTGTCCGTTCACCGGCGTTTCCTTCCCCGAAATCGCCGAGCGGGCCGGCGTCGACGACGACGCCGTCCACGTCATGTTTTCCGGGCTGGACGGCTACACCACGGACCTGCCACTCGAGGATTGCATGCGCGAAGAGGTCCTGTTCGCGTGGGCGTTCGACGGCGAGGCCCTGCCCGCGGACCACGGCGGTCCGCTTCGAGTGGTGACGCCACACAAGTACGCCTACAAGGGAGCCAAGTGGGTCGACGGCGTCGAGTTCCTCACCGAGTCCCAGCGGGGCTACTGGGAGCGACGCGGTTATTCTCAAACTGCGAATCCGTGGAAGGAGCAGCGATACAGCTGA
- a CDS encoding zinc finger domain-containing protein, with translation MDDCPRCGGAIEELSLGDASTVTCPHCGFADVPVEHQPVGEESESWRDAFNRFYEE, from the coding sequence ATGGACGACTGTCCGCGGTGTGGGGGAGCGATCGAGGAACTCTCGCTCGGCGACGCGTCCACGGTCACGTGTCCCCACTGTGGGTTCGCCGACGTTCCCGTCGAACACCAGCCGGTCGGCGAGGAGTCCGAGTCCTGGCGGGACGCGTTCAACCGCTTTTACGAGGAGTAG
- a CDS encoding rhomboid family intramembrane serine protease, whose amino-acid sequence MVSVAALLTVLVAATLLGSVAIVRRLHRPARRWRDSLRSRFVLGVPWGSLLVIAVVLVVYLFVQDGSTDFDDPVTIPFRTWSYFYPLGMVTASFSHAGPSHLLGNLAGTVVVAPLAEYAWGHYPTGGDVATDGDAGRLRSLYGNPRVRAFVCFPLAVVAVGLTTSLFALGPVIGFSGVVFAFAGFAVVHYPIATIVATLGVQGAVLRLYSALQDPIYVYTAQPSPPSAPSWAGIAIQGHALGLFVGFVLGIVLLERRGRRPDPLRLWLAVLLFGFAKRLWAIYWFGGENTYLLYQGPGVVVVAVLALVVTLAVTASERPAIPRRLATGLPGSSVGASEGDSDRATDRPLELARTDDGDERPVSDRLERVRELVGGTRDQAADGGSLAALSRKQVAFLAVIGVLALLAGVAVPANFLVVEDASATTETAVQIEDYTVEYVEGVPNGLVSGIGIEAIESDEGLEASGVIVASERREVWLEAVSAQRLSVTGEETVSVGGAGWRETVHVERTGWEPVGNDTVYQVWLRPEGGDRRLAHESNESRAEARIAGQNVTLGSEDGEFVLEVTGEGTTPATTTVPAANETVTAGGLIFERESETIYAAADGTRVAIASEETYNGY is encoded by the coding sequence ATGGTTTCGGTTGCGGCCCTGTTGACGGTCCTCGTCGCCGCGACGCTGCTCGGGTCGGTCGCGATCGTCAGGCGACTCCACCGGCCGGCACGACGCTGGCGCGACAGTCTCCGATCGCGGTTCGTCCTCGGCGTGCCGTGGGGCTCGCTGCTCGTGATCGCCGTCGTTCTCGTTGTCTACCTGTTCGTTCAGGACGGGAGCACGGACTTCGACGATCCGGTGACGATCCCCTTCCGGACGTGGTCGTACTTCTACCCGCTGGGGATGGTCACGGCGTCGTTCTCCCACGCGGGGCCGAGTCACCTGCTCGGCAATCTGGCCGGGACGGTCGTCGTCGCACCGCTCGCCGAGTACGCCTGGGGCCACTACCCGACCGGCGGCGACGTGGCGACCGACGGCGATGCGGGACGGCTCCGCTCGCTGTACGGCAACCCGCGAGTCCGGGCGTTCGTCTGCTTTCCGCTGGCCGTCGTCGCGGTCGGACTGACGACGAGTCTGTTCGCGCTCGGCCCCGTGATCGGCTTCTCGGGCGTGGTCTTCGCCTTCGCCGGCTTCGCCGTCGTCCACTACCCGATCGCGACGATCGTCGCCACGCTCGGCGTGCAGGGTGCCGTCTTGCGCCTGTACTCCGCGCTGCAGGATCCGATCTACGTCTACACCGCCCAGCCCAGTCCCCCGTCGGCACCGTCGTGGGCCGGCATCGCGATCCAGGGCCACGCACTGGGCCTCTTCGTCGGGTTCGTCCTCGGGATCGTCTTGCTCGAGCGACGGGGACGACGCCCCGACCCGCTGCGGCTCTGGCTGGCCGTCCTCCTGTTCGGGTTCGCAAAGCGGCTGTGGGCGATCTACTGGTTCGGCGGCGAGAACACGTATCTCCTCTATCAGGGACCGGGGGTCGTCGTCGTGGCCGTCCTCGCGCTGGTCGTCACCCTCGCGGTGACCGCCTCCGAGCGGCCGGCGATCCCGCGACGGCTCGCGACGGGACTCCCCGGATCATCGGTGGGCGCTTCCGAGGGAGACAGCGACCGCGCGACCGATCGGCCGCTCGAGCTGGCCCGCACCGACGACGGCGACGAGCGCCCCGTCAGCGACCGCCTCGAGCGGGTTCGCGAACTCGTCGGCGGTACCCGGGACCAGGCGGCTGACGGCGGTTCGCTGGCGGCGCTGTCCCGAAAGCAGGTCGCGTTCCTCGCGGTGATCGGCGTCCTCGCGCTGTTGGCCGGCGTCGCCGTCCCCGCCAACTTCCTCGTCGTCGAGGACGCGAGCGCGACCACGGAGACCGCAGTACAGATCGAGGATTACACCGTCGAGTACGTCGAGGGCGTTCCCAACGGGCTCGTCTCGGGGATCGGGATCGAGGCCATCGAGAGCGACGAGGGCCTCGAGGCGAGCGGGGTGATCGTCGCCAGCGAGCGCCGCGAGGTGTGGCTCGAGGCGGTCAGCGCCCAGCGACTCTCCGTTACCGGCGAGGAGACCGTCTCCGTCGGCGGAGCCGGCTGGCGGGAAACCGTCCACGTCGAACGAACCGGCTGGGAACCGGTCGGCAACGACACCGTCTATCAGGTCTGGCTCCGGCCCGAGGGCGGGGACCGCCGGCTCGCCCACGAGTCCAACGAGTCGCGGGCCGAAGCCCGAATCGCCGGGCAGAACGTGACGCTCGGCTCCGAGGACGGCGAGTTCGTCCTCGAGGTGACCGGAGAGGGAACGACTCCCGCCACGACGACGGTCCCGGCCGCGAACGAGACGGTAACGGCGGGCGGGCTGATCTTCGAGCGAGAGAGCGAAACGATCTACGCGGCCGCCGACGGAACGCGGGTCGCCATCGCCAGCGAGGAGACGTACAACGGCTATTGA
- a CDS encoding ribbon-helix-helix domain-containing protein, which translates to MPKVEITIPEHLEMQIAQMVERGEFVNREEAIEDLLSTGIKAYKTSGPSDEEEGATGGTGFEDDGMMGHDDEYVF; encoded by the coding sequence ATGCCGAAAGTAGAGATCACCATACCGGAGCACCTCGAGATGCAGATCGCCCAGATGGTCGAGCGCGGCGAGTTCGTCAACCGCGAGGAGGCGATCGAGGACCTCCTGTCGACGGGCATCAAGGCGTACAAGACCAGCGGCCCGTCGGACGAAGAGGAGGGCGCGACCGGCGGTACCGGCTTCGAAGACGACGGTATGATGGGCCACGACGACGAGTACGTCTTCTAA
- a CDS encoding DUF7550 family protein, translating into MTDDSDTTAEDDAEADVDRDPTADRTTAPMSDFSAGEALTGALVALIGVAIAFGIPLLAFGI; encoded by the coding sequence ATGACGGACGACAGCGACACCACAGCCGAGGACGACGCGGAAGCCGACGTCGATCGGGATCCCACGGCCGACCGGACGACCGCACCGATGAGCGACTTTTCGGCGGGCGAAGCGCTGACCGGTGCGCTCGTCGCACTGATCGGCGTCGCGATCGCGTTCGGAATCCCGCTGCTCGCGTTCGGTATCTAG
- a CDS encoding METTL5 family protein has product MAGPSRRTLARRLESIADFADPSPALEQYLTPAELAAHLCHLAGLQDDLERRVIDLGTGTGMLAIAASLAGAERVAGIDVDPDALALARENERTALEGEGAAGDSDRAIEWLRGDVSRHPFATTEATVLSNPPFGAQRGNRHADREFLEAASEIAAVSYTIHNEGSQEFVESYAADAGGEVTHAFRAEFPIPNRFEFHTDAEATLEAEVFRIEWSPRA; this is encoded by the coding sequence ATGGCCGGCCCCTCACGCCGGACCCTCGCCCGTCGGCTCGAGTCGATCGCGGACTTCGCCGACCCCTCGCCGGCCCTCGAGCAGTACCTGACGCCGGCGGAATTGGCCGCCCACCTCTGCCATCTCGCCGGACTGCAGGACGACCTCGAGCGGCGGGTGATCGATCTGGGGACCGGGACCGGGATGCTCGCGATCGCGGCGTCGCTGGCCGGCGCGGAGCGGGTCGCGGGGATCGACGTCGATCCGGACGCGCTCGCGCTGGCACGGGAGAACGAACGGACCGCACTCGAGGGCGAGGGGGCCGCCGGCGACAGTGATCGAGCCATCGAGTGGCTCCGGGGAGACGTGAGCCGGCATCCGTTCGCGACGACCGAGGCGACGGTCCTCTCGAACCCGCCATTCGGTGCCCAGCGGGGCAACCGCCACGCCGACAGGGAGTTTCTCGAGGCGGCCAGCGAGATCGCCGCGGTCTCCTATACGATCCACAACGAGGGGAGCCAGGAGTTCGTCGAGTCCTACGCCGCCGACGCCGGCGGCGAGGTGACCCACGCGTTCCGGGCCGAATTTCCGATCCCCAACCGGTTCGAATTCCACACCGACGCCGAGGCGACGCTCGAGGCCGAGGTCTTCCGGATCGAGTGGTCGCCTCGAGCATAA
- a CDS encoding disk-shape morphogenesis protein volactin, whose amino-acid sequence MAKGLDVGTMNILSAQQDGNDTVFVQQRNSFVEIEYSDMAEQMLSRSEVLHIRKDDKVYVVGDDALNFANIFNKETRRPMKHGILSNDEQSAIPMMKLIIEQVVGEPAYPDEKLYFSTPADPIDSDLSTLYHQKTIESFLDDMGYDAEPINEGMSVIYSELADNNFTGLGISFGAGMTNVCLAYYAVPVMKFSVARGGDWVDEQAARATGTPVDKVTSIKEDDFELDFTTDVGGVEGALSIYYENLLDYVIENIVKEVDEEDVEEGLDVPVVVTGGTSSPSGFEALFKDHLEEANIPFSISGVTHANEPLYSVARGGLVAARSDEDVDHDGGSDDEEAEAAAANE is encoded by the coding sequence ATGGCCAAAGGCCTGGACGTCGGTACGATGAACATCCTGTCGGCACAACAGGATGGGAACGACACGGTTTTCGTGCAACAGCGTAACTCCTTCGTCGAGATCGAGTACTCGGACATGGCCGAGCAGATGCTCTCGCGAAGCGAAGTACTGCACATTCGCAAGGACGACAAGGTCTACGTCGTCGGCGACGACGCCCTGAACTTCGCGAACATCTTCAACAAGGAGACTCGTCGGCCGATGAAACACGGGATCCTCTCGAACGACGAGCAGAGCGCGATCCCGATGATGAAACTCATCATCGAGCAGGTCGTCGGCGAGCCCGCGTATCCGGACGAGAAGCTTTACTTCTCGACGCCCGCGGATCCGATCGATTCCGACCTCTCGACGCTGTACCACCAGAAGACGATCGAGTCGTTCCTCGACGACATGGGTTACGACGCCGAGCCCATCAACGAGGGGATGTCCGTCATCTACTCCGAACTCGCGGACAACAACTTCACCGGCCTCGGGATCTCGTTCGGTGCCGGGATGACGAACGTCTGCCTGGCCTACTACGCGGTCCCGGTCATGAAGTTCTCGGTGGCCCGCGGTGGCGACTGGGTCGACGAGCAGGCGGCCCGCGCGACGGGCACGCCCGTCGACAAGGTCACCTCGATCAAGGAAGACGACTTCGAACTCGACTTCACGACCGACGTGGGCGGCGTCGAGGGGGCGCTCTCGATCTACTACGAGAACCTGCTGGACTACGTCATCGAGAACATCGTCAAGGAAGTCGACGAGGAAGACGTCGAGGAGGGACTGGACGTCCCCGTCGTCGTCACCGGCGGTACCTCCAGCCCGAGCGGCTTCGAGGCCCTGTTCAAAGACCACCTCGAGGAGGCGAACATTCCGTTCTCGATCAGCGGCGTGACCCACGCGAACGAACCGCTGTACAGCGTCGCTCGCGGTGGCCTGGTCGCGGCCCGCTCCGACGAGGACGTCGATCACGACGGCGGCAGCGACGACGAGGAAGCGGAAGCGGCGGCCGCGAACGAATAG
- a CDS encoding DUF7139 domain-containing protein, whose amino-acid sequence MAAEQATDGYLFDLYRRYIGEPEDRTDVYVGFGLFLGGIALALVGLLLFLWGNTYDARTAGYFAWVGPAYALAMSALPVTMLGIVVLLPSERRMQYASIAGVAVTIAATVGFLVAYPGDWNGYGNDYTVSIIATYAVGLAAITASTGAALIAHYLDMAQQAEAVAVEEDTDDEPELTDDQVKQDIDDAMEGVELSWGGVEKTEHKRLSFSSDDFDEVSVDTDAGTTTTRSSGVDQQVAGLKGLKGGETKQTTSSSTVDDQTAKLKELREQQRAEELATADEESATERVRKPFAGFLNRVRSLVKRD is encoded by the coding sequence ATGGCAGCGGAACAGGCCACAGACGGCTATCTCTTCGACCTCTATCGTCGATACATCGGTGAACCGGAAGACCGGACCGACGTCTACGTCGGGTTCGGATTATTCCTGGGCGGGATCGCGCTCGCGCTCGTCGGACTGCTGCTTTTTTTGTGGGGGAACACCTACGACGCCCGCACCGCAGGTTACTTCGCGTGGGTCGGCCCGGCGTACGCGCTCGCGATGTCGGCACTGCCCGTGACGATGCTCGGTATCGTCGTCCTGTTGCCGTCGGAACGGCGGATGCAGTACGCGTCGATCGCCGGCGTCGCCGTGACGATCGCCGCGACCGTCGGCTTCCTCGTGGCCTATCCCGGCGACTGGAACGGGTACGGCAACGACTACACCGTCTCGATCATCGCCACCTACGCCGTCGGGCTGGCGGCGATCACCGCCTCGACCGGGGCGGCCCTGATCGCCCACTACCTCGATATGGCACAGCAGGCCGAGGCCGTCGCGGTCGAGGAAGACACCGACGACGAACCCGAACTGACCGACGACCAGGTCAAGCAGGACATCGACGACGCGATGGAAGGCGTCGAACTCTCGTGGGGCGGCGTCGAGAAGACCGAACACAAGCGACTGAGCTTCTCGAGCGACGACTTCGACGAGGTCAGCGTCGATACCGACGCCGGCACGACGACGACCCGCTCCTCGGGCGTCGACCAGCAGGTAGCCGGCCTCAAGGGACTGAAAGGCGGCGAGACGAAACAGACCACCTCGAGTTCGACGGTCGACGACCAGACGGCGAAGCTCAAGGAACTGCGCGAACAGCAACGCGCGGAGGAACTCGCAACGGCCGACGAGGAAAGCGCCACCGAGCGCGTCAGAAAACCCTTCGCAGGCTTCCTGAATCGGGTTCGTTCGCTGGTAAAACGGGATTAA
- a CDS encoding response regulator transcription factor produces MTDAERTVLVADTDADAVAEYRSWLTGEYRVETTTDGTDALARLEAVDVALIGRGLRTADGTVVARAVERRGEGYAMAVLRGDDESERDRTAAVALTEPVSNAALCETVDRLLRRVRYDELMDECAALAAGDAPEDTGTGIDRDVSEADRLEELLAAVDALRDGFDGEDFRAAFGTCTYGESARAEGVRERS; encoded by the coding sequence ATGACTGATGCAGAGCGAACCGTTCTCGTCGCGGACACCGACGCCGACGCGGTCGCCGAGTACCGCTCGTGGCTCACGGGGGAGTACCGGGTCGAGACGACGACTGATGGGACCGACGCGCTCGCGCGACTCGAGGCCGTCGATGTAGCCCTGATCGGACGGGGCCTGCGAACGGCCGATGGAACCGTCGTCGCGCGAGCCGTCGAGCGCAGGGGTGAGGGATACGCGATGGCGGTACTTCGCGGGGACGACGAGTCCGAACGCGACCGCACGGCAGCCGTCGCACTCACCGAACCGGTTTCGAACGCCGCGCTGTGCGAGACCGTCGATCGACTACTGCGTCGCGTCCGATACGACGAACTGATGGACGAATGCGCGGCTCTCGCGGCCGGCGACGCTCCCGAGGATACCGGGACCGGCATCGACCGAGACGTGTCGGAAGCGGACCGCCTCGAGGAACTGCTCGCGGCGGTCGACGCGTTGCGCGACGGCTTCGACGGCGAGGACTTCCGGGCCGCGTTCGGGACCTGCACGTACGGCGAGTCCGCTCGCGCCGAGGGGGTCCGCGAGCGGTCGTAA
- the hisF gene encoding imidazole glycerol phosphate synthase subunit HisF — protein MTLTKRVIPCIDVDLDEDGNPAVYTGVNFEDLQYTGDPVEMARAYNRAGADEFVFLDITASADGRETMLNVVERVADEVFIPLTVGGGIRTTDDIKETLRAGADKVSITTGALERPELINEGARAFGNQCIVISVDARRRFDEQGEHYVEIDGESCWFECTKKGGREGTGIDVLEWAAEAEARGAGELFVNSIDKDGTKDGYDLPLTEAVCDAVDTPVIASSGCGSPEDMYDVFTEAGADAGLAASIFHFDEYSIEETKAYLDERGVPVRR, from the coding sequence ATGACACTGACAAAACGCGTCATCCCGTGTATCGACGTGGATCTCGACGAGGACGGGAACCCGGCGGTCTACACCGGCGTCAACTTCGAGGACCTGCAATACACCGGCGACCCGGTCGAGATGGCCCGCGCCTACAACCGTGCGGGGGCAGACGAGTTCGTCTTCCTCGACATCACCGCCTCCGCGGACGGTCGGGAGACGATGCTGAACGTCGTCGAACGGGTCGCCGACGAGGTCTTCATTCCCCTCACCGTGGGCGGAGGGATCCGTACCACCGACGACATCAAGGAGACCCTGCGGGCCGGCGCGGACAAGGTCTCGATCACCACCGGGGCCTTAGAGCGCCCCGAACTCATCAACGAGGGCGCGCGGGCCTTCGGCAACCAGTGTATCGTCATCAGCGTCGACGCCAGACGGCGCTTCGACGAGCAGGGGGAACACTACGTCGAGATCGACGGCGAGTCCTGCTGGTTCGAGTGCACCAAGAAGGGCGGCCGCGAGGGGACCGGGATCGACGTCCTCGAGTGGGCCGCCGAGGCCGAGGCCCGCGGCGCGGGCGAACTCTTCGTCAACTCCATCGACAAGGACGGTACCAAGGACGGCTACGACCTCCCGCTGACGGAGGCGGTCTGTGACGCGGTCGATACGCCCGTGATCGCCTCGTCGGGCTGTGGCAGTCCCGAGGACATGTACGATGTCTTCACCGAGGCCGGTGCCGACGCCGGGCTCGCGGCCTCGATCTTCCACTTCGACGAGTACTCCATCGAGGAGACGAAGGCCTACCTCGACGAGCGCGGCGTTCCCGTCCGGCGCTGA
- a CDS encoding isochorismate synthase, which produces MDRSSGDSRLAGETNGADGAADLVSRSRELEGVAANAILDGSAAARVRWATPDGLELVGRGVAAEVTADGTDRFDRLRERADRVFSGLVHEGPEPARPRAVGGVAFHDGHEPTPPWTGFPAASFVVPDVQLVRTDDGTWLTTVGDRAGAAADRLERWHDRLTASPGTDSSGSTPGVAATRRTTSPAEWTTQVETALERIADGRLTKVVLAQALSVELEESIDVPATLERLGRRYPNCYRFSIGHGTGGTFFGAPPERLVAKRGRRVETEALAGSVPRGETPAEDEAHVERMRGDEKLQHEHGLVVDAIREQLAPLARYLTVSEQTIRRLATIQHLQTPIEATLSGDRHVLEIVEALHPTPAVGGVPPDAAWETIRETETFDRGWYAAPVGWFDGDGDGEFAVGLRSGVATDEQVTLFAGSGIVADSDPDEEWDEVQLKFRPVLDELR; this is translated from the coding sequence ATGGACCGATCGTCGGGCGACAGTCGACTGGCAGGCGAGACGAACGGGGCCGACGGCGCTGCCGATCTCGTCAGCCGGAGCCGCGAACTCGAGGGGGTCGCCGCGAACGCGATCCTCGACGGCAGCGCCGCCGCTCGCGTCCGATGGGCCACGCCCGACGGGCTGGAACTGGTCGGACGAGGGGTCGCCGCCGAGGTCACCGCCGACGGAACCGATCGCTTCGATCGCCTCCGCGAACGGGCGGACCGGGTGTTTTCCGGGCTCGTTCACGAGGGACCGGAGCCAGCCCGCCCGCGAGCCGTCGGCGGCGTCGCCTTCCACGACGGCCACGAGCCGACACCGCCCTGGACCGGCTTTCCGGCGGCGTCGTTCGTCGTCCCGGACGTGCAGCTCGTACGGACCGACGACGGGACCTGGCTCACGACCGTCGGCGACCGGGCCGGTGCGGCCGCGGACCGACTCGAGCGCTGGCACGACCGCTTGACGGCCTCGCCGGGGACGGACTCGAGCGGTTCGACGCCCGGCGTCGCCGCGACCCGTCGGACGACCTCGCCCGCCGAGTGGACGACGCAGGTCGAAACCGCGCTCGAGCGGATCGCCGACGGCCGGCTGACGAAGGTCGTCCTCGCACAGGCCCTGTCGGTCGAACTCGAGGAGTCGATCGACGTCCCGGCGACGCTCGAGCGGTTGGGCCGACGGTACCCGAACTGCTATCGCTTTTCGATCGGGCACGGTACCGGCGGCACCTTCTTCGGCGCGCCGCCGGAGCGGCTGGTCGCGAAACGCGGCCGGCGCGTCGAGACCGAGGCGCTGGCCGGTTCGGTGCCCCGCGGCGAGACGCCGGCCGAGGACGAGGCCCACGTCGAACGCATGCGCGGGGACGAGAAGCTCCAGCACGAACACGGGCTCGTCGTCGACGCGATCCGCGAACAGCTCGCGCCGCTTGCACGCTATCTCACGGTCAGCGAGCAGACGATCCGCCGGCTGGCGACGATCCAGCACCTGCAAACGCCGATCGAGGCGACGCTCTCGGGTGATCGACACGTCCTCGAGATCGTCGAGGCGCTGCATCCGACCCCCGCGGTCGGCGGCGTTCCGCCGGACGCGGCGTGGGAGACGATTCGCGAGACGGAGACCTTCGACCGGGGATGGTACGCCGCGCCGGTGGGCTGGTTCGACGGCGACGGCGACGGCGAGTTCGCGGTCGGACTCCGCTCGGGCGTCGCGACCGACGAGCAGGTCACCCTCTTTGCGGGCAGCGGAATCGTCGCCGACAGCGATCCCGACGAAGAGTGGGACGAGGTACAGTTGAAGTTCCGACCCGTCCTCGACGAACTCAGATAG